The DNA window GCCCTTCGCCATCTCCCCCCGGCGCGCGAAGTCCCGCGACGCCACCCGCGTCACGTAGTCGCCCAGCGAGGAGCCGCCCTGGATGCGGTCCAGCTCCCGCGCCAGGGGCATCAACGCCAGCGCGCGCTCCTTCGACGGCGACGAGCGGACCACGTCGTAGAAGTGTTGCCGCACCACCCCCGGACTCTGGCGGGCCTCCTGGAGCGGCAGGGGCGCCTTCGGGTCCTCCAGCAACGCCAGCGTCGCGTCGCGAGCCCCCCGCCACTTCCTCGCGCGCTCCAGCGTCTCCTCGCGCAGCGTCACCGCGTGAGCTCGCGCCTCGCGGCTCCAGCCCTGCTCACCGAGCGCGGCCACCTTCTCGAAGGTCTCCGCCGCCTTCATCGTCAGGCCCATGTCCCGCAGCACCAGCGCGCGGTTCCACAGGGCCTGGGCATGCCGGGGATTCGCGGCCAGCACGCCATCCAACAACTGCAATGCCTGCTCATGCGCTCCGCGGGACAGATGCACCGCGGCCAGGTCGCTGTCCCGGTCCGGCGAGGACGACATCCGCGCGAGGAAGGAGCCCGCCTGGTTCCACTCCCCTTGCAGTCCATACGCGGCGGCGATGCCCGCCCAGTTCCCATCCGCTTCCAGACTGGCCAGCTCCTTCAACGGAATGGGCTCGGGAGGAACCAGACACCCGCCCGCGGACACACGGGGGCGATAGCGGTCTGCTTCGGGGTAGGTGAGCCGGGCTTCGATGCGCGCGACGGCGCGGCGCTCGGCCCAGAAGCGGGGCTCGACTCCGCCGCCTCCCGATGGCGTCCGCGCGAGCAGGTACGTCACGACAAGCACGGGCGCGACCAACGCCAGGACCCAGGCCTTGTCAGAAGCCGACTTCAACATGCTGCCCCCTCGGGTGCCTGCCTCCCCAGGCAGCCACCCACCTGGCGGGTTCTACACCAACCCTCCCCTCGGCGCCGACTTTCGCTCGAATCCCAACACCGGGCGCCGAAGGCCCAGGCGTCCCATGGTTCACACCCGCCCTGTACGAACGGACACACCCGCGAGTCCTCGCGCGAAATAAATCCGCGGAATGAATCCCGCGCGATGCGCGAACGAGACCGGGCATCCCGCGCGGCGGTGTGTCGTCAGGCCGGAGGGGGCGCGAGCGGCATCTGAGCCAAAGTGGCCCAGGCACCCACCCTGACGCCGTGCGTCCATCCCCCGGGAATCACTGCGTCAGAACTCGCCCGGCAAGCAGCAGCTCGAGCGCGGCGCCTTCGTGCGCCCCCACGAGCGGCGAGCCGAACGCATGAGCGAGTGGGGGTTGGCGGGCGGGCTCGAGCGGGAAGCAGGATGGCCGCCCGGGTGTCCCATGCGCCGCCAACCCGGAATGAAAGGACCCTGTTTGACCCCATCCCTTCGACTCGCAGCCCTGGCATTGCTTGCCCCCTCCCTCGCATCCGCGAGCGTGGTGTGGAAAGGCGACTTCGAGACCGGCAACCTTTCGCAGTGGACGCGCACACAAAGCGTCTCCAACAGCCGCCTGCAGGTGGTGACGGACACGGTGCGAGAGGGCCGCTACGCGCTGAAGGCCACGGTCCGCCAAGGGGATGACCCCATCGGCGCCAGCGGCAACCGAAACGAGCTGCTCTACATCAGTGAAGAGAAGACCGGCTCGACGTACTTCTACAAGTGGAGCACGTTGTTCCCCAGCAACTACCCGCTCGCCGACGGCTGGCAGGTCTTCGCGCAGTGGCACCAGGAAGGCTGCTGTGGCTCGCCGCCGCTGGAGTTCTTCGTGCGCGGGGACCGGATGCACCTGCGCGTGGGAGGAGCGGACGGCCCCATCCCGTGGGAGGGCCCGCTGTCCCGAGGTCAGTGGCACGACTTCGTGCTTCAGGTGAAGTGGTCCGCCAACCCCAAGGTGGGCTTCGTCCAGCTCTGGCACAACGGGAAGCTGGTGCTGCCCAAGACGATGGGCGCCACGCAGTACGGCAGCGAGATGAACTATCTCAAGCTCGGCCTGTATCGCGAGGACAGCATCAAGCCCGAGGCCAGCGTGTACCACGACGGCTTCGTCATGAGCACCGCGCTGGAGGACGTCATGCCTCCTCCGCCCCCGCCTCCGCCTCCGACCCCAGAGCCGACGCCGACGCCGACTCCTGAACCGACGCCGACGCCCACGCCGACGCCCGCTCCGGACCCGACGCCTACGCCGGGTCCGAATCCGACGCCGCCCGTCATCAACGTGCCCACGCCCACCAACCCCGGCACCCCGGGCACGGGCGTGGTGAACAACGACGACCGCGAGAGCCCCAAGCCCGGCGGCGGCTGCGGCTCCACGGCCACCGGCGGCGCGCCGTTCGTCGCGGCCACGGTGCTGCTGGCGCTGGCCCTGCTGGGACGCCGACGCAAGGCCGCCGAGGTTCGCGTCTCGCGGCGCTGACGCCCTCGACAAGCAGCACGCGTGAAGACACACGAAAGCGGGTCCGCTCATCCAGGGCGGGCCCGCTTTTCTTTCAGCGCCTCATGACCGAGGCGGCGGACATCGAGGGGGCCGCTTCACCGAGGGACGTGTGCCTCCACCCAGCTCACGATGTCTCCGACGACCTTCTGAGCGTCGGGTTCGTGCGCGAGGTCGTGGCGCTGGCCCTCGTAGATGATGAGGCGCTTGTCGGTGCTCGTGGCCTGCGCCACCACGGCCCGGCTGCCCTCGAGGGAGGTGATGACGTCCTCGCCTCCGTGCACCACCAGCAGCGGGAGCTTCAGGTCCTGGAGCTTCCCGTCCAGCGCTTCGATGGCGGCGATGAGCGCCTTGGCGGAGCGCGCGGGAAGCTTCTCGTGGGTGATGAGCGGATCCGCGAGGAACCGCTCCTTCTCCGGGCCATCGTGAAGGAACATCTCGCTGTCCAGTGCCTGCGCGGGCAGTCCCGGGAGGAGCGTGCCGAAGATTTTCGCCAGGCGTGTGTCGAAGCCAGACACGCCAGGCGGGAGCGCGAGGGCCGCGCCGCTCAGGATGAGTCCCGACACGTCCGCGGCGTGCTGGAGCGTGTAGTGCGTGGCGACGAGGCCGCCCATGCTGTGGCCGAACACCAGGACTGGCGCACCCGGGTGTCGCGCGCGCGCGTCCTGGACGACGCCATCCACGTCGTCCACCAACTGCTGCATCGACTCAATCCTCTGGCGGTCACCACCGGAGTGGCCGTGGCCCCGGTGGTCCTGCGCGACGACGGCGAAGCCCTGGGCCCGGAGCGATTCCGCCAGCCCGCTGTAGCGGTCGGAGTAGTCCCTCAAGCCGTGGATGAGGACCACCACGCCTCGCACGGGGGGCTGCGCGGGCTCCCACTGGATGTGGCTCAGGCACACGCCATCGGAGGCGGTCCGCTCGAAGCCGGGGGACGTCTCGGGACGCGTGCGGCACGCGGTGGTGGCGGCGCAGCCCTGTGTGAGGACGAGCGCGGTCAGGGCGGTGAGGAAGAGGAAGGACCTGTTCATGGCGGCCAATGCACCATGCGGTGTCCCGACCCACATCGGCCAGATGGCGGATCACACGATGCCCGCGCGCGCGGCCACCAGTGAGGCCCCCGCGCGAGTGCTCACGCCCAGCTTCTCGTAGATGTGGATGGTGTGGTGCTGCACCGTGCGGTCCGACACCCCGAGCTTCCTCGCGATCTCCTTGTTCGTCGCGCCCCCCGCCAGCAAGCGCAGCACCTCCACCTCACGAGGCGTCAGCGCGGACGTGGGGCCAGGGGCTGGCGCGCGCCGGACGTCCTTCGTCCCGACCACCACCGCGACGCAGTCCGCATCCAGTCGGCCCTCCTTCACCTCGGCCTCCAGGACCTGACGGGCCAGGGCCGCGGCCCGCGCGGGGCGGTGGGGACGCTCCTCCTGGAGCGCGACCCAGACGTCGGCCACCGCGAGCAGTCGCGCGGCTCGGGACAGCGCGGCGGGCGCGAGTCCTCGGGGATAGCCACCACCATCCAGTCGCTCGTGATGCGCGCCCGCGAGCCTCCCCGCCTCCCGCAACAGGGGCGTGGCGGAGAGCAACTGCTCGGTGGCGTGGGCATGCGCCCTGGATGTCTCCCGGTCCGAAGAGGACCAGTCGGGTCGGAGCCACAGTCCGGTGGGCAGCGTCACGTGTCCCAGGTCGTGCAGGTACGCCGCGAGTTGGAGCGTGGCTTGTTCCTCGGAGTCCAGCCCCAGCCGAGGCGCGGCGGTCGCGCACGCCTCCGCCACCCGCCGCGAGTGTCCACGGGTGAAGGGGCTCTGCAGGTCCGCGAAGTCTCCGAAGGTCGTCGCCAGCGCATTCGCGTCGAGGGTGGGCGGGGCGTCGAGCAGGCACGCCTCCGCCGCTTCGATGCGCGCATCCGACAAGGTCTGGAGCGAGGCGGTCGCGGCCAGGGCCCGCTTCGCCCACGACGGGTCCAGCGTCGTCCCGGACTGTAGCGCCAGGGCCTCCTGTGCGACGGCCGCGCCCGAGCCGACGAAGAAGACGACGGCCACGTGAGCCGCCTGCGCGACCCGCCCGACTTCCAGCAGGTCCGTGCCGCCCAGGTGACACGGACCACCCGCTCCGTCCCAACGCTCGAAGACCTCATCCAGCCCCTGGAGCACCCGCGCATCCAACCCCAGGCCCGAGGCGAGCAGTCGCGCCGCGCCACACGCCTCCGCGAACCACTCCGAGCGCAGTCGTCGCGAGGACGTCAGCAGCCGCGCGAGTCCGGCGGCGCGGCGAGGCAAGGAGGAGCTGGCGCCCAGGACCGAGCGCACGACATGCTCGGAGCGGCCCGCGTCTCCACGCAGCAGGTTGCGGCGCAGGTGGACGTCATTGCCCAGCCGCGACTCCTCGGCGGCGTAGGCGGTGCAGCCCAGGTGGCGCAGCAGGCCCACGTAGAAGGCGGCCCGCGCATCGGCTGGAGACAGGCCACCCTCCAGCGCCAGCTCCAGCGCGAACAGGCCGGTGAGCAGGCTCTTCTCCCCGTCCAGTCCATTGGCGAGGTCGAGCACGGTGGACAGCGAGGAGAGCGAAGCCACCGGCTCCTGGCGCAGGTTCATCACGCGAGGAGCTTGTCACGGTTCCACGAGGGGCGAGGCACGGACAGGGGCCGCATGCCCCCGCCAGCCGGCCCCGCCCCGGCTTCAGCGGACCGGACGCGTCAGTGCGCGCCCTCCACCTTCACCCCCGGGTTCGCGCGCCGCAGCATCACCACCAGCACCAGCGAGCAGGCGAAGATGGCGGTGAGCACGGTGAAGTTGGCGTTGAAGGCGCGCACCAGCGCCTGCAGGTTGATGCGCTGACCCATCAGGCCGTAGGCGGCGGCCAAGGGGTCCGTCACCCGCGCGGCGACCGTGGCCTTGAGGCCGGCGAGTTGCTCCTGCGTCACCTGCCCGTACACATCCACGTGTGAAGAGAGCGCCGTGGCGTTCACCTTCGTGAGCCGGTTGAGCGCGCTGCTCATCCACGCGGTGCCGATGGAGCCGCCCAGCTCGCGCGTCAGGTTGAACAACCCCGCCGCGTTGCCGCGCTGGTCCGGCCGCAGGTTGCTGAGCGCCATCACCGAGAGGGGCACGAAGATGAAGCCCATGGAGCAGGCGCGGATGAACACGGGGGTAATCAACGCCGCCTCGTCCGCCGTGCTCGTCAGGTGGCCGTTGGTCCACAGCGAGAAGCTCATGCCGATGATGCCCAGGCCCACGAGCAGGCGCCCGTCCACCTTGCCTCCGAAGCGTCCGATGAGCGGCATCAGCAGCAACTGGATGGCGCTGCCCTTGAGGAACACCAGCCCGATGTCGAGCGCCGAGTAGCGCATCACCGTGCCGCAGAAGAGGCTGAAGAGGAACGAACCGCCAAATAGCGCCGTGCCGATGAGGAAGTTGACGCCTGTCGCCGCCGCGTAGGAGCGGTTGGCGAACACCCGCAAGTCCACCACGGGTTGAGGTGTCTCCAGCTCATGGACAATGAACGTGATGAGCGCCACGCCCGCTATCACCGCGAGCACGGTGATTTTCATGCTGTCGAACCAGTCCTCGCGAGTGCCCTCCTCCAGCACGAACTGGAGCGCCGCCATGCCCACCGCCAGGAGCGCGATGCCCCAGCGGTCCACGCGGTCCGTGGAGGGCTCGAAGTCCTTCTGCTCGATGTGGCGCCACGCCATGTACGCGGCGAACAGGCCCACCGGCAGGTTGATGAGGAAAATCCAGTGCCAGCTCGCCACCTCGATGAGCATCCCGCCCACGGTGGGCCCCAGGAGCGGCCCCGTCACCGCGCCCAGGCCGAAGAGCGCGCCGGCCATGCCGTGCTCCTTCTGGGGATAGCGCGCGAAGAGGATGGCCTGCGACGTGGGGATGATGGCGCCGCCGCCCACGCCCTGGAGGATGCGGAAGAGCACCAGCGACGGCAGGTTCCACGCCAGGCCACACAACACGCTGGCCGCGGTGAACATGAGGATGGACGCGGTGAAGTAGCGCCGGAAGCCGAAGCGCCGCTGGAGCCATCCCGTCATCGGGATGACGACCACGTTGGCCATCATGTAGCCGGTGGACACCCACGCAATCTGGTCCAACGGCGTGCCAAAGCTCGCGCGGATGTCACTGAGCGCGACGTTGACGATGGAGATGTCCAGCACGGACATCAGCGCCGCGGCCATGGCGGCGATGGTGATACCGGCCTTCGAGCCGGTGATGACCTCACCCTTCACGACTAGTTGCTCCTCGTATCCACGGTGACGATGGCGCTCATGCCCGGCTTGAGCGCCAGACCCTGCGGGCCCCCATCGAAGCGGATGAGCACGGGGATGCGCTGCACCACCTTGACGAAGTTGCCGGAGGCGTTGTCAGGAGGCAGCAGCGCGAAGCGCGCACCGCTGGCGCCCGCGAGGCTGTCGACGTGCCCCTTGAAGGCGTGGCCGTTGAACGCATCCACCGTCACCTCCACGGGCTGGCCCTCCTTCATCTCGCCCACCTGGTCCTCCTTGAAGTTGGCCACCACCCAGACATCGTCCTGCGGCACCACCGCCATCAGCGGACGCTCCGGGCCCACCATCTGCCCCAGCTCCACCGTGCGGCGGCTCACCACGCCGTCCACCGGCGCGCGCACCTTCGTGTACGAGACCGCCAGCTCCGCCAGGTGCAGCGCGGCCTGGGCCTGCTTCAGCTTCGCGTTGGACAGCTTCACCGCCGCCTGCGCCGCCGTCACCTGCACCGGCCCCGTCTCCGCCGCGGCCAGCCGGCCCTGCGCCGTCTCGAGGCCACCGGACGAGCCCTGCACTCCCGCCTCGGTGGAGGCCAGCTTCGCGCGAGCCACGTCCAGCGCCGCCTTCGACTGGTCATACGCGGACTCCCGCGCGTCCAGGTCCGCCTGCGTCACCGCGCCCTCCGCCTTCAACGTCTTCACGCGCACCAGGTCCGCGTCCGCCAGCTTGAAGCGAGCCTCCGCCGCCACCACGTCCGCCTGCGCCTGGTTCAGCGCCGCCTTGGACGAGCTGATGCCGCTGCTCGCCTGCACCACGCCACCGCGGGCCTGCCGCAGCGTCGCGCCCGCGTTGACCTCCGTGAGTGACAACTGCGCCTGCGCGTTGGACGCCTGCGCCTCCGCGCTCTGCACGTCCGCGCGAGCCACCTCCAGCTTCGCCTCCAGGTCCGTGGCGTCCAGCTCCACCAGGACCTCACCGGCCTTCACCCGCTGGTTGTCGTTCACCAGCACCTTGGCCACCTGGCCGGAGATGCGAGGCGACACGTTGGCGATGCGGCCCTCCACCTGTGCGTCGTCCGTGGACTCGTGGCCGCGCGACACCAGCCAGCGAACCCCTCCGCCCACCACCGCCAGGGCCAGGAGCGCGGGCAGCACCTTCTTGGCGCGGGAGCGGGGCGCGGCGGGCTCCTTCACGAGGGAAGGCGCCGTCTTCGAGGGGTCATGGTTCGGGGAGTCCATCGAGGGGGAAGCAGTACTCATGGCGTTTCTCAAAGGTTCAACAGGTCGATGATTTGGTGGCTAACCATTCGGGCGAAGTGAGACGTCCACCAGGCCCGACGGAGGGAATTCGAGGTGCGTGAGGCTTACGGCTCCCGGAAGGCGGGCAGGTGTGTGGAGACCTTGGCCAGCAGCGCTCGGAGGGTGTCGCGCTCCTCTTCACTCAGGCCCGACATGAGCGAGGCCACGCGGCGGTAGTGCTCGGGGAACATCTCCTCGAGCAGCGCGCGCGCCTTGCGGGTGAGGCTCACGGTGTACATCCGGCGGTCTTCGGGGTGGTCCTCCCGGGAGATGAGGCCGTCCTTCTCCAGCGTGTCGAGCAACCCCGTCATGGTGGCGCGGCTCACACAGGAGCTCTCCGCGAGCTCCGCGGGGGTGAGGCTCCGGCCATCCTCCGTCTCGCTGGCGGAGTACAGGCGGACCAGCACGGTGAAGCGGCCCGTGGACAGCCCCCAGCGCGCCAGACTCGTGTCGTAGGCGGCCGACAGGTCGTTCGACAGCCGCAACAAGGAGATGCAGGTCTCGATGGCGCCAGGGTCCAGCTCCGGAAAGCGCTTCGCCAGACGCTGCAGCCGCTCGTAGCGGGTGATGGGGGGAGGATTCACGGTCATGGTTCCGAGCGGGACTCCAGGTGCTGCTGAGTGCATGTCGTAAGGTTCCTAACTAGTCGGCGCAACGAAATTCTTCGAAGCGGGGACAGAAAGAAACGGGAGGCCTCGCTCGCCCGCCCGGAGTGTGAAGCAGCGCGCCTGGAGGCACGCGGGCCGTTATGAAGTGGGCGTGCTCGATGTGAAGGACCCCACCGTGCAGGCGGCGCTGCGCCGTGCTTGTGAGGAGGCCGGCCTGCCGGACTCGCTGCGCGGCTGCGTGTACCCGCTGCTCAGGGACGCGGAGGGCGACTGGCCCACCTGCTGCGGTGGAGGCTGCATGCCATGCTCGTCCACCCTGGCGGATGTGGCGGTGCGCACGCTGGAGCTGCTCGGCACGCCCCGCGCCTCGCCCGTGCCGTCATGAAGCAGGCCGACTGACGTAGGCTCGGGGGCCTATGAGCCCCATCGTCCATGCGGAGCTGTCGTGGCTGATGTCCCAGGTCCTGCGCGAGCGACGCGACCGCATCCTCGTCACGTGCGCGGGGCTGGCGCCGGACGTGGATGGGCTCACGCTGCTGGCGGGTGAGGCGTGGTACGTGCGCTATCACCACGTGCTCTTCCATGGCTACGTGGGGGCGCTCATCACCGCCGCGGTGTGCATGGCGCTGGCGCGACAGCGAGCCCGCGTGGCCCTGCTCGCGCTGGGCGCCTTCCACCTGCACCTCGTCTGCGACCTCCTGGGCAGCGGACCTGGGTGGCCCATCCACTACTTCTGGCCCACGAGCATGCGGGAGTGGTTCTGGGCGGGGCAGTGGGACCTGGCGTCGTGGCAGAACGCGGTCATCGCGCTCGTCGTGACGCTGGCGTGCCTGGCGGGCGCGCTGCGCTGGCGGAGGACCTTCGTGGAGGTGCTCTCCCCCCGCTGGGACATCGAGGTGACGAAGACCCTGCGGCGGCGCTTCCTGTCGGAGCAGGAGACTTCCGCGTCCTCGTCCACCAGAAATTGAGTCGCACCGCGCGTCTGTAGTCCACGAACGTGCGCGACAAGGTTGTGTCCACCAGCATGCAGCGCCCGAGCGCGGCGCTCGTTCGGATACATTGCCTGGTGGCATCCCGCACGCCTAGCTTGAAGGGGTTTCCGCTAAGGGGCTCCCCCATGCCTGCGTATCGCGAAGTACTCGCCCGGATACCCGACCCCGATACCGACGCTGGCAGGCAGTGCCAGGGATTGCTGGACGTGAAGACCAAGCCCCAAGGCAGCCTGGGGCGCCTGGAGGAGCTGGCCTGCCAGTGGGCGGCGCTCCGAGGCGAGGCCGCGCCCGCGATGCCTCGCAAGGGGCTGGTCGTGATGGCCGCGGACCACGGCGTGACGGAGGAAGGCGTGAGCGCCTATCCCGCCGAAGTCACCGCGCAGATGGTCGCCAACTTCTCCCGAGGCGGCGCCGCCATCAACGTCCTGGCCCGGCAGCACGGCGTCCGCGTGGAGGTCGTGGACATGGGCGTGCGGGTTCCGCTCCCAGGACTCCAGGGCGTGCGCAACCACCGCCTGGGGCCCGGCACGGGGAACTTCACCCGAGGGCCCGCGATGTCGCGCCGGCTGGCCGAGGAGGCACTGAGCGTGGGCACGCTGCTGGCGCTGGAGCTGGCGGAGTCGGGTGTGACGCTGATCGGCCTGGGGGACATGGGCATCGGCAACACCACGTCGTCGGCGGCGCTCACGTGCGTGCTCGCGGGCGTGTCGCCGGACATGGCCACGGGGCGAGGCACGGGCGTGGATGACGCGGGCCTCACCCGCAAGGTGGAGGTGGTGCGCCGAGCGCTCGCGGTGAATCAGCCGGACGCGGCGGACCCGCTGGACGTGCTCGCCAAGGTGGGGGGATTCGAGATCGCGGGCCTCGCGGGTGTGGCGTTGGGCGCGGCGTCCAAGCGCATCCCCGTGATGCTGGATGGCTTCATCTCATCTGTCGCGGGCCTGGTGGCGGCGCGGCTGTGTCCCAGGGTGATGCCCTTCCTGCTCGCCAGTCACATGTCGCGTGAGGCGGGGCATCGCCGGGTGCTGGAGGCCCTGCGGCTGCGGCCCCTGTTGGACCTGGGCCTGCGGCTGGGCGAGGGCACGGGCGCGGTGCTCGCCATGGGCCTGTTGGACAGCAGCCTGCACATCCTGCACGAGATGGCCACGTTCGCCTCGGCGGGCGTCGCGGAGAAGTCGCGGCGCTGAAGCTCGCCGTGGCGAGGGAAACGTGGCAGGAGTCGCGCCACGTTCCCATGAAGCGACTCCTCGCCAGCATCGCCTTCCTCACGCGCATCCCCGTCCCCGGCGCCGCGACCTTCGACGCCGCCGACGTGGGCCGCTCGACGCTCTGCTTTCCCCTGGTGGGTGCCCTGCTGGCGGCGGTGCTCGTGGGCGTCCGCCACCTGCTCTATCCGCTGCTTCCGGCCACAGTGACCGCGTATGTGCTGCTCGGCCTGTACGCGCTGCTCACCGGCGCGCTGCACCTGGATGGGCTGGCGGACATGGCCGACGGCTTCGGCGGCGGGCGCACGAAGGAGGACGTGCTGCGCATCATGCGCGACCACGTGATTGGCGCGTATGCCGGCGTCACGCTGGTGTTGATGGTGGGCCTGAAGGCGAGCGCGCTCGCGGCGCTGCTGGAGCGGGGACACGCGGACACGGCGCTGGTGGTGGCGCTGGTGCTCGGCCGGTGGGGCTCCGTTCCGCAAGGGTGGCTCCTGCCCTATGCGCGCCGAACGGGAGGTCTGGGCATGGCCATCACCGACCACGTCGGGCGTGTCGAGGTGCTGGGCGCCACGGTGCTCGCGCTCGGCTTCGCGCTGGGGTTGATGGGGTGGCGAGGCGGCGTGCTGCTCGCCGCGGTGGGCGGCGTGTCCGCGCTCCAGGGGTGGTGGTGCCGCAGGAAGATTGACGGCATCACCGGCGATACCATGGGCGCCAACACCGAGATATGCGAGGCAGTGGTGCTCGTGCTGGCGCTGGCGCTCGGCTGAGGCGTCTCGAGGAGGAGTGACGAGCGTGGACTGGCGGCTGCCCGGCGGCGTGACGCGGATGATTCTGGTGAGGCACGGCAGGCCCTCGGAGGAGATGAAGGGGCGCTGCTATGGCCGGCTCGACGTGAGCCTCGCTCCAGAGGGACATGTGCAGGCCCAGCGCGCGGCCAGCCTGCTCTCGCAGGTGGAGTTGCACGGCCTGTATTCGAGTCCTCGGCTGCGTGCGCTCGACACGGCGAAGCGGGTGGCGGAAGGGCGCGGCGTGGGCCTCCAGGTGGAGGAGGCCTTTCGCGAAATCGACTTCGGACTCTTCGAGGGACTCACCTACGAAGAGGCCGAGCGCCGCTTCCCGAGCCTCTACGCCGAGTGGATGGCGCACCCCGAGAAGGTCCGGTTCCCAGAGGGAGAGACCTTCTCCGAGATGCGCGAGCGCGTCCGCGAGGGAGGCCGCGCCCTGCGCGCACGCCATCCGGGACAGTGCTTCGCGCTGGTGTCACACGGAGGCGTCAACCGCACGCTGCTGGCCGAGGCCCTCGGCATGGCGGACCCGCACTTGTTCCGGTTGGACCAGGTCCACGCGGCGGTGAATGTCATCGACTTCTATGGCGACGAGCCCGTGGTGAAGCTGATGAACCTGGAGCCCTGAGTCCCCTTCTTCAGGCGGACCTGCGAGCCACCAGGTA is part of the Myxococcus landrumus genome and encodes:
- a CDS encoding MarR family winged helix-turn-helix transcriptional regulator; this encodes MTVNPPPITRYERLQRLAKRFPELDPGAIETCISLLRLSNDLSAAYDTSLARWGLSTGRFTVLVRLYSASETEDGRSLTPAELAESSCVSRATMTGLLDTLEKDGLISREDHPEDRRMYTVSLTRKARALLEEMFPEHYRRVASLMSGLSEEERDTLRALLAKVSTHLPAFREP
- a CDS encoding HD domain-containing phosphohydrolase; this encodes MNLRQEPVASLSSLSTVLDLANGLDGEKSLLTGLFALELALEGGLSPADARAAFYVGLLRHLGCTAYAAEESRLGNDVHLRRNLLRGDAGRSEHVVRSVLGASSSLPRRAAGLARLLTSSRRLRSEWFAEACGAARLLASGLGLDARVLQGLDEVFERWDGAGGPCHLGGTDLLEVGRVAQAAHVAVVFFVGSGAAVAQEALALQSGTTLDPSWAKRALAATASLQTLSDARIEAAEACLLDAPPTLDANALATTFGDFADLQSPFTRGHSRRVAEACATAAPRLGLDSEEQATLQLAAYLHDLGHVTLPTGLWLRPDWSSSDRETSRAHAHATEQLLSATPLLREAGRLAGAHHERLDGGGYPRGLAPAALSRAARLLAVADVWVALQEERPHRPARAAALARQVLEAEVKEGRLDADCVAVVVGTKDVRRAPAPGPTSALTPREVEVLRLLAGGATNKEIARKLGVSDRTVQHHTIHIYEKLGVSTRAGASLVAARAGIV
- a CDS encoding HlyD family secretion protein translates to MSTASPSMDSPNHDPSKTAPSLVKEPAAPRSRAKKVLPALLALAVVGGGVRWLVSRGHESTDDAQVEGRIANVSPRISGQVAKVLVNDNQRVKAGEVLVELDATDLEAKLEVARADVQSAEAQASNAQAQLSLTEVNAGATLRQARGGVVQASSGISSSKAALNQAQADVVAAEARFKLADADLVRVKTLKAEGAVTQADLDARESAYDQSKAALDVARAKLASTEAGVQGSSGGLETAQGRLAAAETGPVQVTAAQAAVKLSNAKLKQAQAALHLAELAVSYTKVRAPVDGVVSRRTVELGQMVGPERPLMAVVPQDDVWVVANFKEDQVGEMKEGQPVEVTVDAFNGHAFKGHVDSLAGASGARFALLPPDNASGNFVKVVQRIPVLIRFDGGPQGLALKPGMSAIVTVDTRSN
- a CDS encoding metal-dependent hydrolase gives rise to the protein MSPIVHAELSWLMSQVLRERRDRILVTCAGLAPDVDGLTLLAGEAWYVRYHHVLFHGYVGALITAAVCMALARQRARVALLALGAFHLHLVCDLLGSGPGWPIHYFWPTSMREWFWAGQWDLASWQNAVIALVVTLACLAGALRWRRTFVEVLSPRWDIEVTKTLRRRFLSEQETSASSSTRN
- a CDS encoding polysaccharide lyase, whose amino-acid sequence is MTPSLRLAALALLAPSLASASVVWKGDFETGNLSQWTRTQSVSNSRLQVVTDTVREGRYALKATVRQGDDPIGASGNRNELLYISEEKTGSTYFYKWSTLFPSNYPLADGWQVFAQWHQEGCCGSPPLEFFVRGDRMHLRVGGADGPIPWEGPLSRGQWHDFVLQVKWSANPKVGFVQLWHNGKLVLPKTMGATQYGSEMNYLKLGLYREDSIKPEASVYHDGFVMSTALEDVMPPPPPPPPPTPEPTPTPTPEPTPTPTPTPAPDPTPTPGPNPTPPVINVPTPTNPGTPGTGVVNNDDRESPKPGGGCGSTATGGAPFVAATVLLALALLGRRRKAAEVRVSRR
- the cobS gene encoding adenosylcobinamide-GDP ribazoletransferase, translated to MKRLLASIAFLTRIPVPGAATFDAADVGRSTLCFPLVGALLAAVLVGVRHLLYPLLPATVTAYVLLGLYALLTGALHLDGLADMADGFGGGRTKEDVLRIMRDHVIGAYAGVTLVLMVGLKASALAALLERGHADTALVVALVLGRWGSVPQGWLLPYARRTGGLGMAITDHVGRVEVLGATVLALGFALGLMGWRGGVLLAAVGGVSALQGWWCRRKIDGITGDTMGANTEICEAVVLVLALALG
- the cobT gene encoding nicotinate-nucleotide--dimethylbenzimidazole phosphoribosyltransferase, with translation MPAYREVLARIPDPDTDAGRQCQGLLDVKTKPQGSLGRLEELACQWAALRGEAAPAMPRKGLVVMAADHGVTEEGVSAYPAEVTAQMVANFSRGGAAINVLARQHGVRVEVVDMGVRVPLPGLQGVRNHRLGPGTGNFTRGPAMSRRLAEEALSVGTLLALELAESGVTLIGLGDMGIGNTTSSAALTCVLAGVSPDMATGRGTGVDDAGLTRKVEVVRRALAVNQPDAADPLDVLAKVGGFEIAGLAGVALGAASKRIPVMLDGFISSVAGLVAARLCPRVMPFLLASHMSREAGHRRVLEALRLRPLLDLGLRLGEGTGAVLAMGLLDSSLHILHEMATFASAGVAEKSRR
- a CDS encoding DHA2 family efflux MFS transporter permease subunit, whose amino-acid sequence is MKGEVITGSKAGITIAAMAAALMSVLDISIVNVALSDIRASFGTPLDQIAWVSTGYMMANVVVIPMTGWLQRRFGFRRYFTASILMFTAASVLCGLAWNLPSLVLFRILQGVGGGAIIPTSQAILFARYPQKEHGMAGALFGLGAVTGPLLGPTVGGMLIEVASWHWIFLINLPVGLFAAYMAWRHIEQKDFEPSTDRVDRWGIALLAVGMAALQFVLEEGTREDWFDSMKITVLAVIAGVALITFIVHELETPQPVVDLRVFANRSYAAATGVNFLIGTALFGGSFLFSLFCGTVMRYSALDIGLVFLKGSAIQLLLMPLIGRFGGKVDGRLLVGLGIIGMSFSLWTNGHLTSTADEAALITPVFIRACSMGFIFVPLSVMALSNLRPDQRGNAAGLFNLTRELGGSIGTAWMSSALNRLTKVNATALSSHVDVYGQVTQEQLAGLKATVAARVTDPLAAAYGLMGQRINLQALVRAFNANFTVLTAIFACSLVLVVMLRRANPGVKVEGAH
- a CDS encoding alpha/beta hydrolase; the protein is MNRSFLFLTALTALVLTQGCAATTACRTRPETSPGFERTASDGVCLSHIQWEPAQPPVRGVVVLIHGLRDYSDRYSGLAESLRAQGFAVVAQDHRGHGHSGGDRQRIESMQQLVDDVDGVVQDARARHPGAPVLVFGHSMGGLVATHYTLQHAADVSGLILSGAALALPPGVSGFDTRLAKIFGTLLPGLPAQALDSEMFLHDGPEKERFLADPLITHEKLPARSAKALIAAIEALDGKLQDLKLPLLVVHGGEDVITSLEGSRAVVAQATSTDKRLIIYEGQRHDLAHEPDAQKVVGDIVSWVEAHVPR